A single genomic interval of Amycolatopsis albispora harbors:
- a CDS encoding UDP-glucose dehydrogenase family protein — protein MSPARIVVVGTGYVGLTTGACLASIGHQVTCVDVDAAKVARLAAGRVDILEPGLAELVGRGLTSGRLSFVVGARAAVAEADGVFLCVPTPMGAGGSADLRAVEAVTAEIGDVVPPGCALITKSTVPVGTSRRIRELLGRDDVPVVSNPEFLREGTAVSDFLHPDRIVVGSDDLAAAHWVAGLYDELAAPSVVTDAASAELVKYAANCFLATKLSYVNAVAELCERLGADIEAVTEGMGYDRRIGRSFLKPGPGWGGSCLPKDTHAMTRIAEAAGFEFGLLRAAIDENVAQRDRIIAKIAGAVGGSLAGARIGLLGLAFKAGTNDLRDSPALAVASVLAAHGAELTAYDPAVGGELPGMTVVDDAYQVAKGAHAVVVLTEWAEFRRLDWDYLAELMDGDAVVDTRNLLEPRRVLDAGLSWQGIGRARQALFPTAAVS, from the coding sequence ATGAGTCCAGCTCGGATCGTGGTGGTGGGGACCGGATACGTAGGACTGACCACGGGCGCCTGCCTGGCGTCGATCGGTCATCAGGTGACCTGCGTCGACGTGGACGCGGCCAAGGTGGCCCGGCTCGCCGCCGGGCGGGTGGACATCCTGGAACCCGGACTGGCCGAGCTGGTCGGCCGCGGGCTGACCAGCGGCAGGCTCTCGTTCGTGGTGGGGGCGCGGGCCGCGGTCGCCGAGGCCGACGGCGTCTTCCTGTGCGTGCCGACGCCGATGGGCGCGGGCGGCTCGGCCGACCTGCGCGCGGTGGAGGCGGTGACCGCCGAGATCGGCGACGTGGTGCCGCCGGGCTGCGCGCTGATCACCAAGTCGACCGTGCCGGTGGGCACCTCGCGGCGGATCCGCGAACTGCTCGGCCGCGACGACGTGCCGGTGGTGTCGAACCCGGAGTTCCTCCGCGAGGGCACCGCGGTCTCCGACTTCCTGCACCCGGACCGGATCGTGGTCGGCTCGGACGACCTGGCCGCCGCGCACTGGGTGGCCGGCCTCTACGACGAGCTGGCCGCGCCGAGCGTGGTCACCGACGCCGCCAGCGCGGAGCTGGTCAAGTACGCGGCGAACTGCTTCCTGGCCACCAAGCTCTCCTACGTCAACGCGGTCGCCGAGCTGTGCGAGCGGCTCGGCGCCGACATCGAGGCGGTCACCGAGGGCATGGGGTACGACCGGCGCATCGGCCGCTCGTTCCTCAAGCCCGGCCCCGGCTGGGGCGGCTCCTGCCTGCCGAAGGACACGCACGCGATGACCAGGATCGCCGAGGCCGCGGGCTTCGAGTTCGGCCTGCTGCGCGCGGCGATCGACGAGAACGTGGCCCAGCGCGACCGGATCATCGCGAAGATCGCCGGTGCGGTCGGCGGCTCGCTCGCCGGGGCCCGGATCGGCCTGCTCGGCCTGGCCTTCAAGGCCGGGACGAACGACCTGCGCGACTCGCCCGCGCTGGCGGTGGCCTCGGTGCTCGCCGCGCACGGTGCCGAGCTGACCGCCTACGACCCGGCCGTCGGCGGTGAGCTGCCCGGCATGACCGTGGTGGACGACGCCTACCAGGTGGCCAAGGGCGCGCACGCGGTGGTGGTGCTCACCGAGTGGGCCGAGTTCCGCCGGCTCGACTGGGACTACCTGGCCGAGCTGATGGACGGCGACGCCGTGGTGGACACCCGCAACCTGCTCGAACCGCGGCGCGTGCTCGACGCCGGGCTCAGCTGGCAGGGCATCGGGCGGGCTCGGCAGGCGCTTTTCCCGACGGCCGCGGTTTCCTGA
- a CDS encoding TetR/AcrR family transcriptional regulator, whose translation MATTELTPAAERVLEVAGKLFYAKGIHAVGVDLIAGEAGVTKKTLYDRFGSKDALIGHYLRRRDKRWRAHVHAVVGDAGDTAPADGLLLVFDALDSWMRTMNPRGCAFVNAHAELPDGDHPGRRVIAAQKRWLRDYLRDLAERAGLPEPAKLAGALLILLEGATVAGSLDVVPGAVGSAKQIAAGLIGAQQNR comes from the coding sequence ATGGCCACGACGGAACTCACCCCGGCGGCCGAGCGGGTGCTCGAGGTCGCCGGGAAACTCTTCTACGCCAAGGGCATTCACGCGGTCGGCGTGGACCTGATCGCGGGTGAGGCCGGGGTCACCAAGAAGACCCTCTACGACCGGTTCGGCTCGAAGGACGCGCTCATCGGCCACTACCTGCGGCGCCGGGACAAGCGCTGGCGGGCCCACGTGCACGCGGTGGTCGGTGACGCCGGGGACACCGCACCGGCCGACGGGCTGCTGCTCGTCTTCGACGCGCTCGACAGCTGGATGCGCACGATGAACCCGCGTGGCTGCGCGTTCGTCAACGCGCACGCCGAACTGCCCGACGGTGACCACCCCGGCCGCCGGGTGATCGCCGCGCAGAAGCGCTGGCTGCGCGACTACCTGCGTGACCTGGCCGAACGGGCCGGGCTGCCGGAGCCGGCGAAACTGGCCGGGGCGCTGCTGATCCTGCTCGAAGGCGCCACCGTGGCCGGTTCGCTGGACGTGGTGCCGGGAGCGGTCGGCTCGGCGAAACAGATCGCGGCCGGGCTGATCGGGGCTCAGCAAAACCGTTAG
- a CDS encoding TM0106 family RecB-like putative nuclease, producing the protein MENEVLLDAAAVTRCRRRVHLDHDPTMREVPRAPQDPSAAQRIADAAAHRDEIARRLIAATGEGWASVPRELPAPDRVALTESALATRVPFIWGALLPVDPEGGRRGGVEVLVRTAGGYVPVLVVRHRITDRGEGALTTGLTDLDPDNATADPERKVRSHPRDQLRLAHIRRMLQKLGLADPRALGGVIGLDADVVLWHDLNAPTWPGGRGALTEYDARFADRLAVAKAAAAGDEPLAQPSRVLECRRCPWWPTCGDELLAARDVSLVVRGEDGVELRRAGVSTVDKLAALDPAEGPPVPLSGESFGNSVMLARAWLADLNVVRKVDRIEVPRADVEVDVDMESFGDSGAYLWGCLLSGADIGVRQGYHAFATWEPLPTPDEARSFAEFWGWLTEVRQRTEKAGLTFRAYCYNALAENRWLFGTVKRFAGEDGIPARADIASFVDSEEWVDLFQLVSDQFLCSHGKGLKVIAPVAGFSWRDPEASGEASMRWYRDAVGMDGDEPRPEQAERILRYNEDDVMATYTLRRWMTDEAQNVPYMGDL; encoded by the coding sequence ATGGAAAACGAGGTGTTGCTGGACGCGGCGGCGGTCACGCGCTGCCGTCGTCGCGTGCACCTCGACCACGATCCCACCATGCGCGAGGTGCCGCGCGCGCCGCAGGACCCGTCCGCCGCGCAGCGCATCGCCGACGCCGCCGCCCACCGGGACGAGATCGCCCGGCGGCTGATCGCGGCCACCGGCGAGGGCTGGGCGAGCGTGCCGCGTGAGCTGCCGGCGCCGGACAGGGTCGCGCTGACCGAATCCGCGCTGGCCACCCGTGTGCCGTTCATCTGGGGCGCGCTGCTGCCGGTCGATCCCGAAGGCGGCCGTCGCGGCGGGGTCGAGGTGCTGGTGCGCACGGCGGGCGGGTACGTGCCGGTGCTGGTCGTCCGCCACCGCATCACCGACCGCGGCGAGGGCGCGCTGACCACCGGCCTCACCGATCTGGACCCGGACAACGCCACCGCCGACCCGGAGCGCAAGGTCCGCTCCCACCCGCGTGACCAGCTGCGCCTGGCGCACATCCGCCGCATGCTGCAGAAGCTGGGCCTGGCCGATCCGCGGGCGCTCGGCGGCGTGATCGGGCTGGACGCGGACGTGGTGCTGTGGCACGACCTCAACGCGCCGACCTGGCCCGGCGGCCGGGGCGCACTCACCGAGTACGACGCCCGCTTCGCCGACAGGCTGGCCGTGGCGAAGGCGGCCGCCGCCGGGGATGAGCCGCTCGCGCAGCCGTCGCGGGTGCTCGAATGCCGCCGCTGCCCGTGGTGGCCGACCTGCGGGGACGAGCTGCTCGCCGCCAGGGACGTCAGCCTGGTGGTGCGCGGCGAGGACGGCGTGGAACTGCGCCGCGCCGGGGTGTCCACTGTGGACAAGCTGGCCGCGCTGGACCCGGCCGAAGGTCCGCCGGTGCCGTTGAGCGGGGAGTCCTTCGGCAATTCGGTGATGCTGGCCAGGGCGTGGCTGGCGGATCTGAACGTGGTGCGCAAGGTGGACCGGATCGAGGTGCCGCGCGCCGACGTCGAGGTCGACGTGGACATGGAGAGCTTCGGCGATTCCGGCGCCTACCTGTGGGGCTGCCTGCTCTCGGGCGCGGACATCGGCGTGCGCCAGGGGTATCACGCCTTCGCCACCTGGGAACCGTTGCCCACACCCGACGAGGCGCGTTCGTTCGCCGAGTTCTGGGGCTGGCTGACCGAGGTGCGCCAGCGCACCGAGAAGGCCGGGCTGACCTTCCGCGCCTACTGCTACAACGCGCTCGCCGAGAACCGCTGGCTGTTCGGCACGGTGAAGCGCTTCGCGGGCGAGGACGGCATCCCCGCCCGCGCCGACATCGCGTCCTTTGTGGACTCCGAGGAGTGGGTGGACCTGTTCCAGCTGGTCTCCGACCAGTTCCTCTGCTCGCACGGCAAGGGGCTGAAGGTGATCGCGCCGGTGGCCGGGTTCAGCTGGCGCGACCCGGAGGCCAGCGGCGAGGCGTCGATGCGCTGGTACCGGGACGCGGTCGGCATGGACGGTGACGAACCGCGCCCCGAACAAGCCGAGCGCATCCTCCGGTACAACGAAGACGACGTGATGGCCACCTACACCCTCCGCCGCTGGATGACTGACGAAGCCCAGAACGTGCCCTACATGGGAGATCTCTAG
- a CDS encoding gamma-glutamyltransferase family protein, which yields MFTTRPELTGTYGMVASTHWLGSATGMAVLESGGNAFDAAVAAGFVLQVAEPHLCGPAGQVPALFTTADDPTPRVLAAQGPSPAAATPEHFADLGLDLIPGSGLLPATVPGAWDGWLLLLRDHGTKSLREVLGYAISYAENGVPLVDRVSATIDLVAELFTDHWPTSAEIWLPDGKAAKGVHRNPTLARTWTRLLEEAEAVSGREAQIDAARRAWSQGFVAEYVDAFSRKAFRDDSGRDHAGLLTGDDLANWEASYEDAVVVDLDGWSLVKCGGWTQGPALAQQVLLLDGLRDELSYVDGKPTARTVHLAVEAAKLAFADREAWYGDSGDVPLDDLLSREYTARRRELIGDEASGELRPGSPGGRTPKLPKILDSLRDVTAAVGAVGEPTVMPTGETRGDTVHIDVADRFGNLVSATPSGGWLQSSPAIPELGFCLDSRGQMFWLEQGLPNSLAPRKRPRITLSPSMALRDGVPRIAFGTPGGDQQDQWQLCFWLAHTLGGLNLQESIDAPAWHTTAFPSSFYPRSWTPREIVVESRLGQSTVDQLRAWGHQVTDGGEWGLGRLSAVSNENGVLRAAANPRGMQGYAVGR from the coding sequence GTGTTCACGACTCGGCCGGAGCTGACCGGCACATACGGCATGGTGGCGTCGACACACTGGCTCGGCTCGGCCACCGGGATGGCGGTGCTCGAAAGCGGCGGCAACGCCTTCGACGCGGCGGTCGCGGCGGGCTTCGTGCTGCAGGTAGCCGAACCGCACCTGTGCGGCCCGGCCGGTCAGGTCCCGGCGTTGTTCACCACCGCGGACGACCCGACCCCGCGGGTGCTCGCCGCGCAGGGACCGTCACCCGCGGCCGCGACGCCAGAGCACTTCGCCGACCTCGGCCTCGACCTGATCCCCGGCAGCGGCCTGCTGCCCGCCACCGTGCCGGGTGCCTGGGACGGCTGGCTGCTGCTCCTGCGTGACCACGGCACCAAATCCCTGCGTGAGGTGCTCGGGTACGCGATTTCCTACGCGGAGAACGGGGTTCCGCTGGTCGATCGGGTCAGCGCGACGATCGACCTGGTGGCGGAGCTGTTCACCGATCACTGGCCCACGTCGGCCGAGATCTGGCTGCCGGACGGCAAGGCCGCCAAGGGGGTGCACCGCAACCCGACCCTGGCGCGCACCTGGACCCGGCTGCTCGAAGAAGCAGAGGCGGTCAGCGGGCGTGAGGCGCAGATCGACGCCGCCCGGCGAGCGTGGTCGCAGGGCTTTGTCGCCGAGTACGTGGACGCGTTCTCCCGCAAGGCCTTCCGCGACGACTCCGGCCGTGACCACGCGGGCCTGCTCACCGGCGACGACCTGGCGAACTGGGAAGCAAGCTACGAGGACGCCGTGGTGGTCGATCTCGACGGCTGGAGCCTGGTCAAGTGCGGTGGCTGGACGCAGGGGCCCGCGCTGGCGCAGCAGGTGCTGCTGCTCGACGGCCTCCGCGACGAACTGTCCTATGTGGACGGCAAGCCGACCGCGCGCACGGTGCACCTGGCGGTCGAGGCGGCCAAGCTGGCCTTCGCCGATCGTGAGGCCTGGTACGGCGACAGCGGTGACGTCCCGCTCGACGACCTGCTTTCCCGCGAATACACCGCACGGCGCCGCGAGCTGATCGGCGACGAGGCCAGCGGCGAACTGCGCCCGGGTTCGCCCGGCGGCCGCACGCCGAAGCTGCCGAAGATCCTCGACTCGCTGCGTGACGTGACCGCCGCGGTGGGCGCGGTCGGCGAGCCGACCGTCATGCCGACCGGCGAAACCCGCGGTGACACCGTGCACATCGACGTGGCCGACCGGTTCGGCAACCTGGTCTCGGCCACCCCGTCCGGCGGCTGGCTCCAGTCCAGCCCGGCGATCCCCGAACTCGGCTTCTGCCTCGACTCACGCGGGCAGATGTTCTGGCTCGAACAGGGCCTGCCGAACTCGCTGGCGCCGCGCAAGCGCCCGCGCATCACGCTTTCGCCGTCGATGGCGCTGCGGGACGGCGTGCCGCGGATCGCCTTCGGCACCCCGGGCGGTGACCAGCAGGACCAGTGGCAGCTGTGCTTCTGGCTGGCGCACACCCTCGGCGGGCTCAACCTCCAGGAGAGCATCGACGCCCCGGCCTGGCACACCACCGCGTTCCCCAGCTCGTTCTACCCGCGTTCGTGGACCCCGCGGGAGATCGTGGTGGAGTCGCGGCTCGGCCAGTCCACAGTGGACCAGCTGCGGGCGTGGGGGCACCAGGTCACCGACGGCGGCGAGTGGGGCCTCGGGCGGCTTTCCGCGGTGTCCAACGAGAACGGCGTGCTGCGGGCGGCGGCGAACCCCCGCGGCATGCAGGGGTACGCCGTCGGCCGTTAA
- a CDS encoding DUF6474 family protein produces MGRKKIEKEAGEGLFTPKRARNVIAVAKVVGPAVIPVVAPFAVQAAGAARNAYDRYQARKLGVDVDRLGEFTGRGARLHARIAGVGEGLDELRASSRATPEDTKFADKAAGTLQQLAASVRAAERMPTARRKAAHRAVASELDHLEGQLLHRLGI; encoded by the coding sequence ATGGGCCGCAAGAAGATCGAGAAAGAGGCCGGAGAGGGTCTGTTCACGCCGAAGAGGGCCCGCAACGTCATCGCGGTGGCGAAGGTGGTCGGACCGGCGGTGATCCCGGTGGTGGCGCCGTTCGCCGTGCAGGCGGCGGGGGCCGCGCGGAACGCCTACGACCGCTACCAGGCCCGCAAACTGGGCGTCGACGTCGACCGGCTAGGCGAGTTCACCGGCCGCGGAGCCCGCCTGCACGCGCGGATCGCCGGGGTCGGGGAAGGCCTGGACGAGCTGCGTGCCTCCTCGCGGGCCACGCCGGAGGACACCAAGTTCGCCGACAAGGCCGCCGGAACGCTGCAGCAGCTGGCCGCTTCGGTGCGGGCCGCCGAACGCATGCCGACCGCGCGCCGCAAGGCCGCGCACCGCGCGGTGGCCAGCGAACTGGACCACCTGGAAGGCCAGCTCCTGCACCGCCTGGGCATCTGA
- a CDS encoding RICIN domain-containing protein — MPGEWPDPRTATDAAAFVEAMRQVRIRTGHSYRALERRAEQAGLVLPSSTISAALARDKLPRAELVDAFLKAAGADEETVERWLAVRADLASGVEVTPEDPRPPRRRLGYALVALAALAVIAVVVAVMTVGGEPESPPMAQPAPAELRQAPDKQRIRVVHTGMCLGEGKELFTGSGRDVIGQHPCETATPELSLVWFPNNTAQIQLHHPDKGLGCLAVDGVSSEMLLAGRMCEDGREDQLFQFEPVDGGHRMRSVAAGRWCIGVYRASAEPGVQLIQGPCDGGRHQVFDIDGA; from the coding sequence GTGCCTGGAGAATGGCCGGACCCACGAACGGCGACGGACGCCGCGGCGTTCGTCGAAGCCATGCGCCAGGTGCGGATCCGCACCGGTCACAGCTACCGCGCCCTGGAACGCCGCGCGGAGCAGGCCGGGCTGGTGTTGCCGAGTTCCACCATCAGCGCGGCGCTGGCCCGCGACAAGCTCCCGCGTGCCGAGCTGGTCGACGCCTTCCTGAAGGCCGCCGGTGCCGACGAGGAGACCGTCGAGCGCTGGCTGGCCGTGCGTGCTGACCTCGCTTCCGGAGTCGAGGTCACGCCGGAGGACCCCCGGCCGCCGCGCCGAAGACTCGGGTACGCGCTGGTCGCACTGGCCGCGCTGGCGGTGATCGCGGTGGTGGTCGCGGTGATGACCGTCGGCGGTGAGCCGGAGTCCCCGCCGATGGCGCAGCCCGCCCCCGCCGAACTCCGCCAGGCCCCGGACAAACAGCGGATCCGTGTGGTGCACACCGGGATGTGCCTCGGTGAGGGCAAGGAACTGTTCACCGGCAGCGGCCGCGACGTGATCGGGCAGCACCCCTGCGAAACGGCGACGCCGGAGCTCTCCCTGGTGTGGTTCCCCAACAACACCGCGCAGATCCAGCTGCACCACCCCGACAAGGGCCTCGGCTGCCTGGCCGTGGACGGGGTCAGCAGCGAGATGCTGCTCGCCGGACGGATGTGCGAGGACGGCCGGGAGGACCAGCTTTTCCAGTTCGAGCCGGTGGACGGCGGGCACCGGATGCGCTCGGTGGCGGCCGGCCGCTGGTGCATCGGGGTGTACCGGGCCAGCGCGGAACCCGGCGTCCAGCTGATCCAGGGACCCTGTGACGGCGGCAGGCACCAGGTGTTCGACATCGACGGCGCGTGA
- a CDS encoding IS1380 family transposase — protein MRSSHSAGSVSVRFDEESLVSCAGLVPMLRLAEGIGLGVLIDERVDLGMAVGANTDAKALSVVAGMVAGADSIDDLDVIRHGGMGRLFDRVRAPSTCGSWLRGFTHGHVRQLASAAGEALVRLAGRVPSLLAGVDRLAFVDIDAKIKRTYGHRKQGSGFGYTGVRGLNHLIATLSSPVCAPVILTARLRGGTCDSRRGAASMITEAIGLARRAGATGMIVVRADSAFFTGPIIAAIRAAGASFSVTAQKNVATQAVIDRIGEDDWTEIAYRHPIPDPDTGELITHAQIAETTLTAFVNTTQNPGRQVTARLLVRRTPRNKRNDQGELFRAWNYHAIFTDTGFDLPTADQHHREHAIIEQVFADLNDSALAHFPSGRFPANHAWLILACLTHNLLRAAGCLASVFHAKARTGTLRRHLITIPARIIRTARRITLRLPTNWPWQASYQGLFTATHTRTP, from the coding sequence ATGCGATCGTCTCATAGCGCCGGGTCGGTGTCGGTGAGGTTCGACGAGGAGAGTCTCGTGTCGTGCGCGGGGCTGGTGCCGATGCTGCGGCTGGCCGAGGGCATCGGCCTGGGTGTGTTGATCGATGAGCGGGTCGATCTGGGGATGGCGGTCGGGGCGAACACGGACGCGAAAGCCCTCTCGGTCGTGGCCGGGATGGTGGCTGGTGCTGATTCGATCGATGACCTGGATGTGATCCGGCACGGCGGGATGGGGCGGTTGTTCGATCGGGTGCGGGCGCCTTCGACCTGCGGTTCGTGGCTGCGCGGGTTCACCCACGGCCACGTCCGCCAGCTCGCCTCCGCTGCCGGGGAGGCCCTGGTCCGGCTGGCCGGGCGGGTGCCGTCACTGCTGGCCGGGGTCGACCGGCTGGCGTTTGTCGATATCGACGCCAAAATCAAGCGAACCTATGGTCACCGCAAACAGGGCAGCGGATTCGGCTACACCGGGGTCCGGGGCCTGAACCACCTGATCGCCACGCTGTCGAGCCCGGTCTGCGCGCCGGTGATCCTGACCGCCCGGCTGCGCGGCGGGACCTGCGATTCCCGCCGCGGGGCGGCCTCGATGATCACCGAAGCGATCGGGCTGGCCCGCCGGGCCGGGGCGACCGGCATGATCGTGGTCCGCGCCGACTCGGCGTTCTTCACCGGCCCGATCATCGCCGCGATCCGCGCAGCGGGCGCGTCCTTCTCGGTCACCGCCCAGAAAAACGTGGCCACCCAGGCTGTGATCGACCGGATCGGCGAGGACGACTGGACCGAGATCGCCTACCGTCACCCGATCCCCGACCCCGACACCGGCGAGTTGATCACGCACGCGCAGATCGCCGAAACCACCCTGACCGCGTTCGTCAACACCACCCAGAACCCCGGCCGCCAGGTCACCGCACGGCTGCTGGTCCGCCGCACCCCGAGAAACAAGCGCAACGACCAGGGCGAGTTGTTCCGCGCCTGGAACTACCACGCGATCTTCACCGACACCGGCTTCGACCTGCCCACCGCCGACCAGCACCACCGCGAGCACGCGATCATCGAGCAGGTCTTCGCCGACCTCAACGATTCCGCCCTGGCACATTTCCCCTCAGGCCGCTTCCCGGCCAACCACGCCTGGCTGATCCTGGCCTGCCTCACCCACAACCTGCTCCGCGCCGCCGGCTGCCTGGCCAGCGTCTTTCACGCCAAAGCCCGCACCGGCACCCTCCGCCGGCACCTGATCACCATCCCAGCCCGCATCATCCGCACCGCCCGCCGCATCACCCTGCGACTGCCCACCAACTGGCCCTGGCAAGCCAGCTACCAGGGCCTATTCACCGCCACCCACACCCGGACACCCTGA
- a CDS encoding DMT family transporter: MRTGFVLMWSSGFVGAALAAGTAGTATTLMWRFLVAAALIGGWWWLTRRRTLSLAEIGLQAGIGLLSQCVYLSGIFWSVNLGVPSGTAALIAAMQPIVATVLGQFVLGEHASKGQWAGLVLGLAGVALVVGGDLAGGTAPALAYGLPVLAMLGLVAATLIERRSGTTTALGDSLAIQCVTSAVVFTAVAAVTGQLVPPASGSFWFAIGWVVLLSTFGGYGFYWLNLRRGSVTSVSSLLYLTPPTTMLAAFLLFGETLDPRGLAGVAVCAVAVFLVLRKPRPSGKAPAEPARCPAS, translated from the coding sequence ATGCGGACGGGCTTCGTGCTGATGTGGAGCTCGGGCTTTGTCGGGGCCGCGCTCGCGGCGGGCACCGCGGGCACCGCGACCACGCTGATGTGGCGGTTCCTGGTGGCCGCGGCGCTGATCGGCGGCTGGTGGTGGCTGACCAGGCGCCGGACGCTGAGCCTCGCCGAAATCGGCCTCCAGGCGGGCATCGGGCTGCTCTCCCAGTGCGTGTACCTGTCCGGCATCTTCTGGTCGGTCAATCTCGGCGTGCCGTCGGGCACCGCCGCGCTGATCGCCGCGATGCAGCCGATCGTGGCCACCGTGCTCGGCCAGTTCGTGCTCGGTGAGCACGCCTCGAAGGGCCAGTGGGCCGGGCTGGTGCTCGGCCTGGCCGGGGTCGCGCTGGTGGTCGGCGGTGACCTGGCGGGCGGCACCGCGCCCGCGCTCGCCTACGGACTGCCGGTGCTGGCCATGCTCGGGCTGGTCGCGGCCACCCTGATCGAGCGGCGGTCCGGCACCACGACCGCGCTCGGTGACAGCCTGGCCATTCAGTGCGTGACCAGCGCCGTTGTCTTCACGGCGGTCGCCGCGGTCACCGGGCAGCTGGTGCCGCCCGCGAGCGGGTCGTTCTGGTTCGCCATCGGCTGGGTGGTGCTGCTGTCCACCTTCGGCGGGTACGGCTTCTACTGGCTCAACCTGCGGCGCGGCTCGGTCACCTCGGTGTCCAGCCTGCTCTACCTCACCCCGCCGACCACCATGCTGGCCGCGTTCCTGCTCTTCGGCGAGACGCTCGACCCGCGCGGGCTGGCCGGGGTCGCGGTCTGCGCGGTCGCGGTGTTCCTGGTGCTCAGGAAACCGCGGCCGTCGGGAAAAGCGCCTGCCGAGCCCGCCCGATGCCCTGCCAGCTGA
- a CDS encoding SDR family NAD(P)-dependent oxidoreductase, translated as MQITDTAAVVTGGASGLGGATAKALAAGGAKVFALDLAPSIAKADQVDGITYVEADVTDPEQVRAAVAQAADSGSPLRVVVNCAGIGPSARILSKKGPHDLDLFRKVIEINLIGTFTVVTVAAEAIAKTEPLADDARGVIINTASVAAFDGQIGQAAYAASKGGVVGLNLSAARDLASHGIRVMTIAPGIIDTPMLATVSEEFRAGLAAGVPFPKRLGLPEEYAKLALSIIDHDYLNGEVIRMDGSLRMAPR; from the coding sequence ATGCAGATCACCGACACCGCGGCCGTGGTCACCGGGGGCGCGTCCGGCCTGGGCGGCGCGACCGCCAAGGCACTGGCCGCCGGGGGCGCGAAGGTGTTCGCGCTCGACCTCGCCCCGTCGATCGCCAAGGCGGACCAGGTCGACGGCATCACCTACGTCGAGGCCGACGTGACCGACCCGGAGCAGGTCCGCGCCGCCGTCGCGCAGGCCGCGGACTCCGGCTCGCCGCTGCGCGTGGTGGTGAACTGCGCGGGCATCGGGCCGTCCGCGCGGATCCTGTCCAAGAAGGGGCCGCACGACCTCGACCTGTTCCGCAAGGTGATCGAGATCAACCTGATCGGCACGTTCACCGTGGTCACCGTGGCCGCCGAGGCGATCGCCAAAACCGAGCCACTGGCCGACGACGCCCGCGGCGTGATCATCAACACCGCTTCGGTGGCCGCTTTCGACGGACAGATCGGGCAGGCCGCCTACGCCGCGTCGAAGGGCGGTGTGGTCGGGCTGAACCTCTCGGCCGCGCGGGACCTGGCCTCCCACGGCATCCGCGTGATGACCATCGCGCCGGGCATCATCGACACCCCGATGCTGGCCACGGTCAGCGAGGAGTTCCGGGCGGGCCTGGCCGCCGGCGTCCCCTTCCCGAAGCGGCTCGGGTTGCCGGAGGAGTACGCCAAACTGGCCCTTTCGATCATCGACCACGACTACCTCAACGGCGAAGTCATCCGCATGGACGGCTCCCTGCGCATGGCCCCCCGCTAA